Proteins encoded within one genomic window of Panicum virgatum strain AP13 chromosome 1N, P.virgatum_v5, whole genome shotgun sequence:
- the LOC120656788 gene encoding F-box protein PP2-A13-like, producing the protein MGAGSSILGADGEWGVTSLGDMPESCVAAVLLYLDPPEICQVARLNRAFRGAASADCVWAVKLPANYRYLAALAAAADDEGRGDGDCNGNPFSLAATKKEIYARLCRPTLFEAGTKEFWILKNKGGLCISISSKAMTITGIDDRRYWSHLATEESRFHSVAYLQQIWWLEVDGELEFCFPAGSYSLFFHLHLGRPYRRMGRRLCATEHVHGWDVTPTRFQLSTSDEQQATSEYYLHLHEQGGWKLYHVGDFVVSNSDESMKLKFSMMQIDCTHMKGGLCVDSVFIYPKGYKPGKANIVCM; encoded by the exons ATGGGGGCGGGGTCGAGCATCCTGGGCGCGGATGGGGAGTGGGGGGTGACGTCCCTCGGCGACATGCCGGAGAGCTgcgtggcggcggtgctgctcTACCTCGACCCGCCGGAGATCTGCCAGGTCGCCCGCCTCAACCGCGCCTTCCGCGGCGCGGCCTCCGCGGACTGCGTCTGGGCCGTCAAGCTCCCCGCCAACTACCGCTACCTTGCGGCCCTAGCCGCGGCCGCCGATGACGAGGGCCGTGGCGATGGGGATTGCAATGGCAACCCTTTCTCCCTAGCGGCGACCAAGAAGGAGATTTACGCGCGCCTGTGCCGACCCACCCTCTTTGAAGCTGGCACAAAG GAATTTTGGATTCTGAAGAACAAGGGAGGTCTTTGCATCAGCATATCATCAAAGGCAATGACTATTACCGGTATCGATGATCGGAGATACTGGAGCCACCTCGCCACAGAGGAATCGAG ATTCCACAGTGTTGCCTATCTTCAGCAAATTTGGTGGCTTGAGGTGGATGGGGAGCTTGAGTTCTGCTTTCCTGCTGGCTCCTACAGTCTTTTTTTCCATCTTCACCTGGGCCGGCCCTATAGGCGCATGGGTCGTCGGCTTTGTGCAACCGAGCACGTGCACGGGTGGGATGTCACGCCCACTCGGTTCCAGCTCTCAACATCTGATGAGCAACAGGCGACATCCGAATATTACCTGCATCTACACGAACAGGGAGGCTGGAAGCTTTACCATGTCGGTGATTTTGTCGTATCAAACTCCGATGAGTCCATGAAACTCAAGTTCTCAATGATGCAGATCGATTGCACCCACATGAAAGGCGGCTTGTGCGTTGATTCAGTATTTATATATCCTAAAGGCTACAAGCCTGGAAAGGCGAACATAGTCTGCATGTAG